AACTCCACTTTGGAAAAGTATTTCTTTGCATAACGGATCGAGGCCTGCGCCGTTTCCAGCACCTGCTGCTTCTCCATCCGCAGCTTAAACTTGCGGTGAATCGGGGATGTGGCCAGAAACACATGAATGCATGGATCCTGTGCTCCCTGAAGCGCTTCGCGAACCGCATCGATGTCACTCTCTCTGGAGCGTGACAATCCAATGACCGTGACGTCCTTAACCGCGCGTGCCACTGCGTTCACAGCAGCAAGGTCACCGGGTGACGCCGCTGGAAACCCTGCTTCCATGCGGTCGATTTTCAACTTTTCGAGTTGAAGGGCAATTTCCACCTTTTCCCGAGTGTTCAAATTCACGCCAGGAGATTGTTCTCCATCTCTCAGCGTTGTATCAAAGACATAAATCTTTCGCATGTCGGCACCTCCTTGAAGTTTATCGCTTGACGTAAACATCCGGCGGCAGGTTGACTTAATCCCCTGCCGCCGGCTGCTTAATCTAACGGGTCCCGTGCAGCAGCATCATCCATCTCATGCTTGACTGCTCTATACCCGGAAGAATTCCTTATGAATTCTATATATTCTTATTTCTTGATCCAATGCATCATTTCACGAAGCTCGGCACCAACCACTTCAATCGGATGCTCGGACTCGTTGCGGCGGGTAGCGGTCAGGAACGCGCGTCCCGATTGGTTCTCAAGGATAAAGTCGCGAGCGAATTTACCTTGTTGAATATCGGAAAGGACTTCTTTCATTGCCTTCTTCGTATCTTCGGTCACCACACGCGGGCCTGTTACATAATCGCCGTACTCCGCCGTGTTGCTGATGGAGTCGCGCATGCTTGCAAGACCACCCTCATAGATCATGTCTACGATCAGTTTCAGTTCATGCAGACACTCGAAGTATGCCATTTCCGGCGCGTATCCAGCTTCAGTCAACGTTTCGAAACCGGCTTTAACCAATGCGGATACACCGCCGCACAATACCGCTTGCTCACCAAACAAGTCTGTTTCGGTTTCTTCGCGGAAGGAAGTTTCGATAACGCCTGCACGAGTACAACCAATACCTTTGGCATAAGCAAGACCGATCGCCTTAGCTTGTCCAGTTGCATCTTTCTCGATTGCGATCAATCCAGGTACGCCAAAGCCTTCAACATACGTACGACGAACCATGTGGCCCGGGGATTTAGGTGCAACCAGAAGGACGTCGTTGTCTTTAGGAGCTACGATTTGACCAAAATGAACGTTGAAACCGTGGGAGAACATCAGTGCCGCGCCTTTTTTTAGGTTTGGCTCGATATCGTTCTTGTACACCGCTGCTTGCGTTTCGTCCGGCATCAGGATTTGTACTACATCTGCACGGCTAACAGCTTCGGCTACAGGAAGTACTTCGAAACCATCGTTTTTCGCTTTGTCGAACGACTTGCCTTCACGAAGGCCAATGACAACCTGAAGTCCGCTGTCGCGCAGGTTTTGCGCTTGGGCATGACCTTGGCTTCCATAACCGATAACCGCGATCGTTTTGTCTTTCAACACGCTGAGTTCTGCATCTTGTTCATAATAAGTAGTAATTGCCAT
Above is a window of Paenibacillus sp. FSL K6-1330 DNA encoding:
- the ilvC gene encoding ketol-acid reductoisomerase — its product is MAITTYYEQDAELSVLKDKTIAVIGYGSQGHAQAQNLRDSGLQVVIGLREGKSFDKAKNDGFEVLPVAEAVSRADVVQILMPDETQAAVYKNDIEPNLKKGAALMFSHGFNVHFGQIVAPKDNDVLLVAPKSPGHMVRRTYVEGFGVPGLIAIEKDATGQAKAIGLAYAKGIGCTRAGVIETSFREETETDLFGEQAVLCGGVSALVKAGFETLTEAGYAPEMAYFECLHELKLIVDMIYEGGLASMRDSISNTAEYGDYVTGPRVVTEDTKKAMKEVLSDIQQGKFARDFILENQSGRAFLTATRRNESEHPIEVVGAELREMMHWIKK